The following are from one region of the Cherax quadricarinatus isolate ZL_2023a chromosome 2, ASM3850222v1, whole genome shotgun sequence genome:
- the LOC138853332 gene encoding uncharacterized protein, with translation MRLQHHLVLVLGIFAMLWRGTFCEMTSKLQVKGTPPTPSIANRASLISNSSVLFLAFLHESRITSSEKGNHSLGTLIPLLSPCPSNEPLSPFSFYFVADQKNNSSDELWHFSFKKGNYYIIFLQKTQQKGIFRPLGALESSEHEFRDLYGEFCKYFKGCWEAGLTLQSPALWYRDVQPTSTTYHLAPRATFQLTCRAHRVPQYYYSKHFRGYNLTIITSDGRRVNKVNFLVK, from the exons ATGCGTCTGCAGCACCACCTTGTCCTGGTGCTGGGCATCTTCGCGATGCTCTGGAGGGGCACCTTCTGCGAGATGACTTCGAAGTTACAGGTGAAAGGGAcgcctcccacaccctccattgCCAATCGAGCGAGTCTCATATCCAACTCTTCTGTGCTCTTCTTGGCCTTCCTCCACGAGTCGAGGATAACTTCGTCAGAGAAAGGGAATCACTCACTCGGCACACTAATTCCACTGCTGAGTCCATGCCCCTCGAACGAACCTCTTTCTCCTTTCTCCTTTTACTTCGTAGCGGACCAAAAGAACAACTCCTCCGATGAACTCTGGCATTTTTCTTTTAAAAAAGGAAATTACTACATAATCTTCCTGCAGAAGACGCAGCAGAAGGGTATCTTCCGGCCGTTAGGAGCCCTGGAAAGCAGTGAACACGAGTTCCGGGATCTGTACGGAGAGTTCTGCAAATACTTCAAAG GATGCTGGGAGGCTGGACTCACCTTGCAGTCACCTGCTCTGTGGTACAGAGATGTACAGCCTAccagcaccacctaccacctagcACCCCGAGCCACCTTTCAGCTCACCTGCCGCGCCCACAGAGTCCCTCAGTACTACTACAGCAAGCACTTCAGGGGCTACAACCTGACTATCATTACTTCAGATGGACGCCGAGTAAATAAGGTAAACTTCCTAGTCAAATAG